From the genome of Nakamurella flavida, one region includes:
- a CDS encoding DUF4012 domain-containing protein, with protein MPQEHAPVDVHGRHRDGVPPGTVDGSPRPGVPAGADERLPGQRRPPDGSVPPPRGPGADRFAVTSYVPPVAGVTFAGKRAPDPSAAAPVTPTPALDVSESRPSRRRIVLLSALGLLVVLVAVGGWVGWRTWQAYTHLTAAAQEVSRAQDLLTDISSVDPVATASVVRAVQVEAAAARAAVDDPLFRLVTLVPVVGDNLDAIREITLTVDGLSTGVMPSLVQVAGALSPADLAPRDGRIELAPLEQLAPVLQQADVAVQASRARVGAIDRGWLVGSVDQAVTDLGGRLDDAAEVTVTAARASRLLPPMLGASGPRTYLVAFQNPAQPRATGGVFGSYAVVRVDGGEMTIVGQGAPSTTLGFFDRPVVPVSADQQGLFTDALAQDPRDANTTADFPTAAALFATMYTQRTGTTVDGVLATDPVALSYMLAGTGPVDVGDGVVLTADNAVPLLLSEPGAAQGRPTVSAAERDDFLARATGRAFSAVTEGTGDADLIMAGLARAAAERRVLVWSAATGEQEDLAATSVAGSLGGTGGVGAPAAALAPSLGVFLNETTGSKLGFYLDNQASLVPGECRTDGRRSWDVAVTVNDGSPPAGLPASVLGTGAQPYRVGLQLLLYAPTGSSVQDATVDSVAVAVAAGTDSGRPVTPVAFDVGPGESRTVVFRVVTAADGSTGPPALVLSPGVNPWVTTVDGRDPCAVPAG; from the coding sequence ATGCCGCAGGAGCATGCGCCGGTCGACGTGCACGGTCGGCACCGCGACGGCGTGCCGCCGGGGACGGTGGACGGGTCGCCTCGTCCCGGCGTCCCCGCCGGTGCCGACGAGCGGTTGCCGGGACAGCGGCGACCGCCGGACGGCTCGGTACCGCCGCCCCGCGGTCCCGGTGCCGACCGGTTCGCCGTCACCAGCTACGTCCCGCCGGTCGCCGGGGTCACCTTCGCGGGCAAGCGCGCGCCCGACCCGTCCGCGGCGGCGCCGGTCACCCCCACCCCCGCCCTCGACGTGTCCGAGTCGCGTCCGTCGCGCCGCCGGATCGTCCTGCTGTCCGCGCTCGGTCTGCTGGTCGTACTGGTCGCCGTCGGCGGGTGGGTCGGCTGGCGCACCTGGCAGGCGTACACCCATCTGACGGCCGCGGCCCAGGAGGTCAGCCGGGCGCAGGACCTGCTGACCGACATCTCGTCCGTCGATCCGGTGGCCACCGCCTCGGTGGTCCGGGCAGTGCAGGTGGAGGCGGCGGCGGCGCGGGCTGCGGTGGACGATCCGCTCTTCCGCCTCGTCACCCTGGTGCCGGTGGTCGGCGACAACCTGGACGCGATCCGAGAGATCACCCTCACCGTGGACGGTCTGTCCACCGGGGTCATGCCCTCCCTGGTGCAGGTGGCGGGGGCGCTGTCCCCGGCTGATCTGGCCCCCCGCGACGGCCGGATCGAACTGGCCCCGCTGGAGCAACTGGCTCCCGTCCTGCAGCAGGCCGATGTGGCCGTGCAGGCCTCCCGGGCCCGGGTCGGGGCGATCGACCGGGGGTGGCTGGTCGGCTCGGTGGACCAGGCGGTCACCGATCTCGGCGGCCGGCTCGACGACGCCGCCGAGGTGACGGTCACCGCGGCGCGGGCCTCGCGCCTGCTGCCGCCGATGCTGGGGGCGTCCGGGCCCCGGACCTACCTGGTGGCGTTCCAGAACCCGGCCCAGCCGCGGGCCACCGGCGGGGTGTTCGGGTCCTACGCGGTGGTCCGGGTCGATGGCGGGGAGATGACCATCGTCGGTCAGGGTGCGCCCAGCACGACGCTCGGCTTCTTCGACCGCCCGGTCGTCCCGGTGAGCGCGGACCAGCAGGGCCTGTTCACCGATGCCCTGGCCCAGGACCCGCGGGACGCGAACACCACGGCCGACTTCCCCACCGCGGCAGCGCTCTTCGCCACCATGTACACCCAGCGCACCGGCACCACGGTGGACGGGGTGCTGGCCACCGATCCGGTCGCGCTCTCGTACATGCTCGCCGGCACCGGGCCGGTGGACGTGGGCGACGGGGTGGTGCTCACGGCCGACAACGCGGTGCCGCTGCTGCTGTCCGAACCGGGCGCGGCGCAGGGCCGGCCCACCGTGTCCGCGGCCGAGCGGGACGACTTCCTGGCCCGGGCGACGGGCCGGGCGTTCAGCGCGGTCACCGAGGGCACGGGTGACGCCGACCTGATCATGGCCGGTCTGGCGCGGGCGGCGGCCGAACGCCGGGTGCTGGTGTGGAGCGCCGCGACGGGGGAGCAGGAGGACTTGGCCGCGACGAGCGTGGCCGGTTCGCTGGGCGGGACGGGCGGGGTGGGCGCCCCCGCGGCCGCGCTGGCCCCGTCGCTCGGGGTCTTCCTCAACGAGACGACCGGCAGCAAGCTCGGGTTCTACCTCGACAACCAGGCCTCCCTGGTGCCGGGGGAGTGCCGCACCGACGGACGACGTTCGTGGGACGTCGCCGTCACGGTGAACGACGGCTCGCCCCCCGCCGGTCTGCCCGCCTCCGTGCTGGGTACGGGCGCCCAGCCCTACCGGGTCGGGCTGCAGCTGCTGCTGTACGCCCCGACCGGGTCGAGCGTGCAGGACGCGACCGTGGACAGCGTCGCCGTGGCCGTCGCCGCGGGCACGGATTCCGGACGCCCGGTGACGCCGGTGGCGTTCGACGTCGGGCCGGGGGAGAGCCGGACGGTGGTGTTCCGGGTGGTGACCGCGGCGGACGGGTCGACCGGGCCGCCCGCACTCGTGCTGTCCCCCGGGGTGAATCCGTGGGTGACCACGGTGGACGGGCGCGACCCCTGCGCCGTACCGGCCGGGTGA
- a CDS encoding DUF4012 domain-containing protein, with translation MTGTTGQPDPVDGGAGVDGSVGHGLDTDGGADSPTDSPVAPAAPTGGRRRVIGFVMLGAGVAVLAAMGWVGWRAYQAYTHLQAAAAEVSTLQDQLQDITALDGDATARTVASLQQEAAAARSATQDPVYRLAGSVPLIGANLRAIGEVATVVDGLSTTVMPSLVQIATTLDPAALSPRDGAIDLAPLQTVAPLLQAADAEVVASRTRLAAIDRSDLVGQVDSAVVTLAGKLDDAAAVTATGARAARLLPPMLGADGPRTYLVVFQNLAEPRATGGIFGSFALVRADGGRIDILDQGAPSRVLKEFRPPLVELPENEKQLYTTGMAIYPQDVNFTPDFPTAASIFATMYTTRTGTAVDGVLAVDPVALSYLMKGIPAIDVGQGVAITSENVAEVLLKQAYDLFPEEDQSARDDFLAGATGRAFDAVTSGAGSARTVLDGLRRAVQERRLMVWSATADEQDDLAATSLSGSLPTDPAHPSIGVFLNDGTGAKLGYYLHNSVSVTPGECGTDGRRALDVAVTLDYRAPSSGLPPYVLGLELGGAPYALRTNLLVFAPVGGGIVMASQEGAPTTMRRGEDEGREVGTTTLTMMPGESRTVTVRVLGPAPSLTGTDELSTQLVVTPGVRPWELTPTSFPVCPAPTS, from the coding sequence ATGACGGGCACGACGGGGCAGCCGGATCCGGTCGACGGTGGTGCGGGTGTGGACGGGTCCGTGGGACACGGTCTCGACACCGACGGTGGCGCCGACTCCCCGACGGACTCCCCGGTCGCGCCCGCCGCTCCCACGGGTGGGCGGCGGCGCGTCATCGGCTTCGTCATGCTGGGTGCCGGGGTCGCGGTGCTCGCAGCCATGGGGTGGGTGGGCTGGCGGGCCTACCAGGCCTACACCCACCTGCAGGCGGCGGCCGCCGAGGTGAGCACCCTGCAGGATCAACTCCAGGACATCACCGCCCTGGACGGCGACGCCACCGCCCGCACCGTGGCGAGCCTCCAGCAGGAGGCGGCCGCCGCTCGGTCGGCGACCCAGGACCCGGTCTACCGTCTGGCCGGCTCGGTTCCGTTGATCGGAGCGAACCTGCGGGCCATCGGCGAGGTCGCCACCGTGGTGGACGGCCTGTCCACCACCGTCATGCCGTCACTGGTGCAGATCGCGACCACGCTGGACCCGGCTGCGCTGTCCCCCCGGGACGGCGCGATCGACCTGGCCCCGCTGCAGACGGTGGCACCGCTGCTGCAGGCGGCCGATGCCGAGGTCGTCGCGTCCCGGACGCGGTTGGCCGCGATCGACCGGTCCGATCTGGTCGGCCAGGTGGACTCCGCGGTCGTCACCCTGGCCGGCAAGCTCGACGACGCAGCCGCCGTCACGGCCACCGGAGCGCGGGCGGCCCGGTTGCTGCCGCCCATGCTGGGCGCCGACGGTCCGCGCACCTATCTCGTCGTGTTCCAGAACCTGGCCGAACCGCGGGCCACCGGCGGGATCTTCGGCTCGTTCGCCCTGGTGCGGGCGGACGGCGGCCGGATCGACATCCTGGATCAGGGTGCGCCGAGCCGGGTGCTCAAGGAGTTCCGCCCGCCGCTGGTGGAGCTGCCGGAGAACGAGAAGCAGCTGTACACCACCGGGATGGCCATCTATCCGCAGGACGTGAACTTCACCCCGGACTTCCCGACGGCGGCCTCGATCTTCGCCACCATGTACACGACGCGGACCGGGACGGCGGTGGACGGCGTGCTGGCCGTCGATCCGGTCGCCCTGTCCTATCTGATGAAGGGCATCCCGGCCATCGACGTCGGCCAGGGGGTGGCGATCACCAGCGAGAACGTGGCCGAGGTCTTGCTCAAGCAGGCCTACGACCTGTTCCCGGAGGAGGACCAGTCGGCCCGGGACGATTTCCTCGCCGGGGCCACCGGTCGGGCCTTCGACGCGGTCACCTCCGGTGCGGGCAGTGCGCGGACCGTCCTGGACGGCCTGCGTCGGGCGGTCCAGGAACGCCGGCTGATGGTGTGGAGCGCGACGGCCGACGAACAGGACGATCTGGCCGCGACGAGCCTGTCCGGTTCGCTCCCGACCGACCCTGCGCACCCGAGCATCGGGGTGTTCCTGAACGACGGCACCGGGGCGAAGTTGGGCTATTACCTGCACAACTCGGTGTCGGTCACCCCCGGGGAATGCGGCACCGACGGCCGCCGCGCCCTGGACGTCGCGGTCACGCTGGATTACCGCGCTCCGTCGTCCGGCCTGCCCCCGTACGTGTTGGGGCTGGAGCTGGGCGGGGCGCCTTACGCATTGCGCACCAATCTGCTGGTTTTCGCCCCGGTCGGTGGGGGAATCGTCATGGCCTCGCAGGAAGGCGCCCCGACCACGATGCGCCGCGGGGAGGACGAGGGACGCGAGGTCGGGACGACCACGCTGACGATGATGCCCGGGGAATCGCGGACGGTGACCGTCCGCGTGCTGGGCCCCGCACCCTCGCTGACCGGCACCGACGAACTGTCGACTCAATTGGTCGTCACGCCGGGGGTGCGGCCCTGGGAGCTGACGCCGACGTCCTTCCCGGTCTGCCCGGCTCCGACCTCCTGA
- a CDS encoding polysaccharide biosynthesis tyrosine autokinase: protein MDVRGWVRALRKNWWIVLVTTAVALGIGVLVTVLTPKQYASSVTFFVRTPTEQITGAYQADQFAQKRVNSYVQLLDSQSLADLVLQETRLPMTTGQVQSAISAKGDLNTVLLTASVTAGSPETAFQIADSVSRQLVDLVASIETSPGSLAPAVNLVVTSAPTLNPAAVRPEPFVNLGLALIAGLLAGVGIAALREILDTSVRSVDTVKATSGGAVLGVVPFDGTAKASPLLTDDRSHSIRAEAFRQLRTNLQFVDVENPVKVLVVTSSVAEEGKSNTAANLALTFAEAGQRVLLIEADLRRPRVADYLGIEGAVGLTNVLAGQVSIDEVLQPWGRASLTVLPSGSIPPNPSELLGGRRMHEVLDHMKQRFDVIVIDTPPLLPVTDGAIAAAAADGAILVVRHGRTRRAQVEAAVAALTAVDARLLGSILNMVPAKGVDSYAHYGYGYYVADSEHSARGFLQVSKDDPSAWVPAVERDVPAGTAGGRHMTLEPEHTR, encoded by the coding sequence ATGGATGTGCGTGGTTGGGTCAGAGCGCTCCGCAAGAACTGGTGGATCGTGCTGGTCACCACGGCCGTCGCGCTCGGTATCGGCGTCCTGGTGACGGTCCTGACCCCGAAGCAGTACGCCAGTTCGGTGACGTTCTTCGTCCGCACCCCGACCGAACAGATCACCGGCGCCTATCAGGCGGATCAGTTCGCCCAGAAGCGGGTCAACTCCTACGTGCAGCTCCTGGACAGCCAGTCGTTGGCCGACCTGGTGTTGCAGGAGACTCGTCTCCCGATGACGACAGGACAGGTGCAGAGCGCCATCTCGGCCAAGGGAGACCTCAACACCGTCCTGCTGACCGCATCCGTGACGGCAGGTTCGCCCGAGACCGCTTTTCAGATCGCTGATTCCGTGTCGCGACAACTCGTGGATCTCGTGGCCTCGATCGAGACCTCCCCCGGTTCCCTCGCGCCCGCGGTCAACCTCGTCGTGACGTCGGCACCCACGCTCAACCCCGCCGCGGTCAGGCCGGAGCCGTTCGTCAACCTCGGGTTGGCGTTGATCGCCGGGCTGCTGGCCGGTGTCGGCATCGCCGCTCTCCGTGAGATCCTCGACACCTCGGTGCGGTCCGTCGACACCGTGAAGGCCACGAGTGGCGGCGCAGTCCTGGGGGTGGTCCCGTTCGACGGGACGGCCAAGGCCTCTCCCTTGCTCACCGACGATCGGTCCCACTCGATCCGCGCGGAGGCGTTCCGTCAGCTTCGGACCAACCTGCAGTTCGTCGATGTGGAGAACCCGGTCAAGGTCCTGGTGGTGACTTCGTCGGTGGCGGAGGAGGGGAAGTCGAACACAGCCGCCAACCTGGCGCTCACGTTCGCCGAAGCAGGTCAGCGCGTGCTGCTCATCGAAGCCGACCTCCGTCGGCCGAGGGTCGCGGACTACCTGGGGATCGAGGGTGCGGTCGGGTTGACCAACGTGCTCGCCGGTCAGGTGAGCATCGACGAGGTCCTCCAGCCATGGGGACGGGCGAGCCTCACCGTCCTGCCCAGCGGAAGTATCCCGCCCAATCCGTCCGAACTGCTCGGCGGTCGACGGATGCACGAGGTGCTCGACCACATGAAACAGCGGTTCGACGTCATCGTCATCGACACCCCGCCCCTGCTGCCCGTCACCGACGGGGCGATCGCAGCGGCGGCCGCCGACGGCGCCATCCTGGTCGTCCGGCATGGCAGGACCAGGCGCGCGCAGGTGGAAGCGGCCGTCGCTGCGCTGACGGCGGTCGACGCCCGCCTGCTCGGATCGATCTTGAACATGGTTCCGGCCAAGGGTGTGGATTCCTACGCCCACTACGGCTACGGGTACTACGTCGCTGATTCCGAGCACAGCGCCAGAGGATTCCTCCAGGTGTCGAAGGACGACCCGTCCGCATGGGTGCCTGCCGTGGAGCGCGACGTGCCGGCGGGCACTGCGGGCGGCAGGCACATGACGCTCGAGCCCGAGCACACCCGCTGA
- a CDS encoding glycosyltransferase family 2 protein, protein MTVATYRRPGLLRELLQTVVPQTEPGRHVVVVVDNDPLGSARVVAGEFPSVRYLLEENPGIAAARNRAVGMVIDDVTAVAFVDDDETVGAGWLESMISALDGLDADVIVGPVIPILPESASPLIVRLRFFQRPRARTGDDVRWPATNNSIVTVEALRRLEGDHFRESFSRTGGSDAELFWRLRRLGIRMRWLDEAVVYERVPPERATWRWLWRRGVRLGNVSGRLLSRERPRSYVAGVAAARLLVGLVLGPVFAVVAPRRAALTLMHVPKAVGMVRSMTGNYVQEYAR, encoded by the coding sequence GTGACCGTCGCGACCTACCGCCGTCCGGGTCTGCTCCGAGAGTTGTTGCAGACAGTCGTGCCGCAGACCGAGCCCGGGCGGCACGTGGTCGTGGTCGTCGACAACGACCCCCTGGGTTCGGCACGGGTCGTGGCCGGGGAGTTCCCGTCCGTTCGTTACTTGCTCGAGGAGAATCCGGGGATCGCCGCTGCGCGCAACCGCGCGGTCGGCATGGTGATCGACGACGTCACCGCGGTGGCCTTCGTGGATGATGACGAGACGGTCGGTGCGGGATGGCTCGAATCGATGATCAGCGCCCTGGACGGACTCGACGCCGATGTGATCGTGGGGCCCGTCATTCCCATCCTGCCGGAATCTGCTTCTCCGCTGATCGTTCGACTGAGGTTCTTCCAACGCCCGCGCGCACGCACGGGGGACGACGTCCGGTGGCCGGCGACGAACAACTCGATCGTCACCGTGGAGGCGTTGAGACGCCTGGAGGGCGACCACTTCAGGGAGAGCTTCTCCCGGACCGGTGGAAGTGACGCCGAGCTCTTCTGGCGTCTCCGCAGGCTCGGGATTCGGATGCGGTGGCTCGACGAAGCTGTTGTGTACGAACGTGTTCCACCGGAGCGGGCGACATGGCGATGGTTGTGGCGCCGCGGGGTCCGGCTCGGCAACGTCAGCGGACGCCTGCTGTCCCGCGAGCGGCCCCGTTCCTACGTCGCCGGGGTCGCCGCTGCGCGTCTGCTCGTCGGGCTCGTTCTGGGGCCCGTCTTCGCCGTCGTCGCACCCCGCCGGGCGGCACTGACCCTGATGCATGTTCCGAAGGCCGTCGGAATGGTCCGCAGCATGACTGGGAACTATGTGCAGGAGTACGCCCGATGA
- a CDS encoding glycosyltransferase family 2 protein: protein MTVGTRPAVSVVIPTVLRDQLERAVRSVRSQSYDGRVEVVVVIDRPKTPESEARAERLTADGVDRIVWTGGGRGGGHARNLGISSATGVLLGLLDDDDEWLPHKLDEQVERMHAGADELVLSCRIVQVDPSTGRSSVPVPRTLASPPQRIEEYLFRRRRPSIDRAAFYTSTLLLTRELARRIPWDEDLPRHQDWDWLLRLQRDADAHFAHIPSVGVRIHANSDGSISASSDWESSLRWIQAWDRDISGATAVDFVTAQTLRYALDGRSVVGVRGAVSAVWRHRRLPAPGPTVIALSGLIPRRHLARALMRTVDPAAVARSAGGVR from the coding sequence ATGACCGTGGGGACCCGGCCAGCTGTCTCCGTCGTCATCCCGACGGTCCTGCGGGACCAGCTCGAGCGTGCCGTCCGCTCGGTCCGATCCCAGTCGTACGACGGACGGGTCGAGGTGGTCGTCGTGATCGACCGCCCGAAGACTCCCGAGTCGGAGGCGAGGGCCGAGCGCCTGACCGCCGACGGCGTCGACCGGATCGTCTGGACGGGAGGCGGGCGGGGCGGGGGGCATGCCAGGAACCTCGGGATCTCGTCGGCGACCGGAGTCCTGCTCGGCCTGTTGGACGACGACGACGAATGGCTGCCCCACAAACTCGACGAACAGGTCGAGCGCATGCATGCCGGCGCCGACGAGCTTGTGCTGAGCTGCCGGATAGTCCAGGTCGACCCGTCGACCGGCCGGAGTTCTGTGCCGGTCCCGCGGACGCTGGCTTCCCCCCCACAGCGCATCGAGGAGTATCTCTTCCGGCGGCGCCGACCATCCATCGATCGGGCGGCCTTCTACACATCGACCCTCCTGTTGACCAGAGAGTTGGCTCGGCGGATTCCCTGGGACGAGGACCTGCCCCGCCACCAGGACTGGGATTGGCTTCTCCGGCTGCAACGCGATGCAGATGCGCATTTCGCTCACATACCTTCCGTCGGGGTCCGCATTCATGCGAACAGCGATGGGTCGATTTCCGCCAGTTCGGACTGGGAGTCCTCGCTACGGTGGATACAGGCGTGGGATCGTGACATCTCCGGGGCCACGGCTGTGGACTTCGTGACCGCTCAGACCCTCCGGTACGCGCTGGATGGCAGGTCCGTGGTCGGGGTCAGGGGCGCGGTCAGCGCTGTCTGGAGGCACCGGCGGCTACCCGCGCCGGGCCCGACCGTCATCGCGCTGTCCGGGCTGATCCCGAGGCGGCACCTCGCGCGTGCGCTGATGCGCACGGTCGACCCGGCAGCCGTGGCACGCTCCGCCGGGGGCGTGCGATGA